TCCACATGTTGGGTATAAATACCTAAGAAACCTCAATGTCTGATGCCTACACAGCAAGTTGGGGTGGGAGCACGCACATCCACCCCTCGCATGTCAGAATAATCTTCGAGAAATGACTAAATCTTCGTTGCAGTCATCGTAGAAGGGTGCTCTTCATCTTGCAAATAAACTTTATCTGTCGTTTTCTTCCCATCAGACTTATCGGTTTTAGAGGTTTCCTCAAGTTTTATCTTTTAGGAGTCACAgccagaaaaaagaaaaacaggaAAAGAAGAATAAGCTAGAAGAAATACTTACACTTAAAAGTAGAAATCACCAAGAAGAATTCTGACAAGAAGGCGATGCAATAAAAATGCAAGAGGTAAAAGAAACTCACCAAGAAACTCTCCCTCTTTTATACTATTAGGGAGGTAACTGAAACAAAATGTGTTATAATTACTTATTAGTCATGAATAAAGAAGCATTAAATACTCTTGGCACGCCTCCTCAAAATTCGCGACACCACGACACGTGGCACATAGGATAAACTGTTGTACGATGAAATGTGCCTTGATAGTTGCATATATGAACACTGGACGAATGAAAATCAACCGGTATGAGCCTGCACAACCTCCTTATCAGTCCCTCATTTctctaaaaattccaaaaacatCAATATCAAATCCCCCTCCTTCAACTTATCAAGAATCAGCAAGTACAATGCTTCCCGAAGCCAATACTTTTTCATCCTAAAGAATGTTAAGTTAGACTCATGAGGGACATCTGATATGAGACAAATATAACTCTGTCACGTGACACCTACGAGAACCGAACCAACTCTCAGAGAAAGAGAGTACGTGATAGCTCCTCAATAAACTAAAGAAGTACGACTGCATATTAGGAACATTGAAGTCTTAGTAGACCTAGATCTTGAGAATCATGGGTCTGGCGGGCTTGAGAAATATCAGACCCCAATATCTAGACACACGTTCACCCGTCAATAGGTGACACATAGCACGTCTGCTCCTTAACTCATAATCGTCTCCTGCAATTCCATCAcagtataaatagagtaagtCAAACTCAAGCtacacaagttcattcattttATTAATCTTATATTACAACTATTGTTTAGTGATCTTGGTTTTTCtcccattttttttataaacggATTTAGGCATTAGAACGAGTTAGCCGAATAATTGTCCACTTTGACCTTGTTTCTGTGCAATTGCATTTTGACAAGTGGACTCTCAGAATTTAATTACATCATATAGTTTAATTAACCTTGTATTGATCTTGATGAAAACCCTTGAACGACATAAAAAAAAGATCGGAAACATAAGACACGATGGTTATTACCTTTATGTTATATAAAGTTCAGGGATATAATGCTCTATTTTAAAGTTTAAggattataataaaaataaaagcaaaattgAAGGGTATTTAGTGAAATTAGAAAAATGATAGATTCACATTCATTAGACAGCTTTCACATGTCAAGCAAATTATTTAGAAAGAAAACACCAAAAAGTCCTATTCCCGTTTCTTGTGGACGGCTGGGGACGTTTCTTTTTTAATCAACGAAAATGCCACATGTCAACTGATACGGATTTCGCGGGCCATCCATGTTCCACCTCGATTATTAAATTCCCACTGTCCACCGGCGAATATTCCACGCTGTCACATTCTGTGTTTCCAGTTTCATCCTACTTACTCTATCGGTGGCCTATTTGCCGTTGGCTTATTAAATTTCCAAACATGTTCTTTCAGATTCGCCGCCGGTGTTCCCTATCATGTTCATCtccctttatttttatttttttttaaaaataattatataaacaaAATCATTACcttaaatttattttgtttgtttccaatataaaaattaagaattgtcGTCGATACTTTTGGCATCTAGTTATAGTGTTTGACATCTTCACAAATTTAGCTTTATGAAgttaatttaaattttctaaCTTATTctatttgattaattattctAGCTacttgttttatttcttttgaatGTTTTCTTTTTCCTGGAAAAAAGTTTTAACAAAACTGCAGTTCCGTCGTGGTTCAAACATTTTAACTTGAAATTGCACCGATCAATAAACGATAGATTTAAAATATCACTATTTTATACATGAAGACTAAGGGcccgtttggttcagctgttagctaatagctgttgcggttgctgttagctgttagctgtttacaattgcagtaagctgttagctgtttaattactagtgtttggtaaaattatattgaaatgCTGCTGTtcagatttaaaatgtctaaaatggacatgttttattaatcaacgatgaaattataaaagggaaaaatgtgaaaaaaatacccataatgtttacaactaggaataatttaactcttaacgtctaaaatgatgcaattttacctataacactggcagttaagagcaatttatccataacattgacaagttatgtcaatttcaaatattattaaaaaacatagatattttatttcttattctacaccaattccACATATCAGTAgttttaaaaaagagatttcatatatttttttgtaatttattaataaaattgaaaattaatatttataaattcggtgaaatatttgaattttttttgtccaacttgtacaaatattttttttattttcttaaaaaaaattcatgtctaatcatatgtttttgatctgttactaacgacGATAAAATGgtacacatgtgaagtgtagatgacaatattcatgaccaagaaggcagtttgataaattatttctcaaattgacccaacttatcaatGTCAGTGgtgaaattgattttgattgcCAATATTAGgtgtataattgcaccattttagacgttaaaaggtaaaattgctcctagctataaatgttaggggtatttttgcactttatcctattataaaataaaaaatgtgttacacaaattaataaaaataatctatataaaaaataaaaattttattgaatgcaataaaaaaaatattcttccggtaattattttgtagaaatataaataatgttaaagaataaacatattttgtagaaataaaaaagataattttgtcaataataaataactacaaacagctgtttatgaaagCTCCAAATAGAagtttttcgtgaaacgctccaaaatgCTGCAGATTTCAgaaaaaatgctaaacgctgcggttatataaacctaaccaaacgctatttttcctgcggtttggaataaaacgctaaacgctcctccgaaaagctaaaacaaacaccccctaaatttttcaaaaatcataCACCAATTTGTATATTTATTTGAGAAAGCTTGTTGTATCTCGGATCAATTATACCAGTAATCCTTTAAGTATAGGAATGAAACAATAATACTAAACTAAATTTCATAACATCAAAACCATCCaactttatatttatatttaatttttcttgtAATCTTTTTTTCCAAAGTCTGACAATAATACTCACTAGAAGAAAATACATAGACTTCTAAGCCATACTTTTTatatatgattaaaaaatatggttaattttaaataaatgcatatggtttcacgtttttataaattgatacatgtagttttttttgttacaaactgaactatgtggtttgcaaaatttttattttttttgttaactttaccaaatttgaccgataacgacctcaaatgagatttttaaaaaattaaatgatattttaagcaatttgaatttttcaactttttaggtttgatgtcatttatgtattgtttttttatgaaagagaaagttaatgtttagagtgagaaaactccaaaattgatgattttggaaaattaaAAATGTGGTTCCActgtaaatatgatactaaacaaatttaatttttgaaaatttccatTTTGATTCCATTATTGATCAAATTTGTCAAgccaataaaaaatgaaaattttacaagCCGCAAGATTCagtttgtaataaaaaaaaatcacagatACCGATCTGCAAAAACGTAAAACTACAtgacatttatttgaaattaacccaaaaaaataCATGACACTAAATCCAACCCGATCAATCTTACTTTCGATTTTTGACACCAAGGCCAAACTAGATACattcttattattttttaatctcaCTTTCATCCAGGTTTTACGGTTTCTTTTGACTTTTAGCTGAAAGAAAAGcacattttttgttttttttattgatatattATGGTATATTTACtagtttctttttgtttgttctcgtTTTATGTGTGCTTGTGATATGTTTCCATATatgcttattattatgttttcgTTCATGAAAGAACATAAGAGTTTTATCTATTATATTATAGATATGACTCATTGAAAGATCGTAAAGTTATTCCTGAAAGAAAAAGTTATGCAATCCATTTCAGATGGAGTATATTTCTCGTTGTTATGACAAAAACagtttctattattattatttatcacgATATCATAATTATActttttaattacttatattgagatttaatattttttttctactaTTAAAACCATTATCCTTCTTCTACAAAACAGAATATGCTTAGAAATTATTCAATTACAgaataataatgcaaatttattttttattttttatttaaaaaaatagaagagaAGAAATTTGTCTTGTAATGGAGAAAACAAAAGGAAGTTGatgaaattaatataataataagaaGGCATGATTagatagataataaataataaaataataacaagGAAAATTGGCATATAATAGAACAGAAACATGGAAACGAAGCTCCGATGAGTCTGAGCAGAGAAGAAGAGATCAGAatggaggagagaagaagaacgACGACGTTTGGGTACGAGTACGATAACGGAGTTGTAATGACAAGAGACACAAAGCCAAGGCTACGGTGGACTTGTGATCTTCATCAACGTTTTGTTGACGCCGTCACTAAACTCGGCGGTCCCAATAGTAAGTatatatcttcttcttcttcttaatcatcattttaatcattttaattattgctaattaattcaattaattagtgtattaatttcaaatttgataCTTAATTACTATCTACAGAAGCAACTCCAAAATCGGTACTGAGGCTTATGGGATTAAAGGGTTTGACATTATACCATTTGAAGAGCCATTTACAGgtactatatgtatatattttttttacttttttagttAATTTCAGGACGGATAATTCCGTCGCAAACACCGCTAACTGATTCTGAATATAATGAAATGTTCGGACGGAATTATATGTATTTTTTCTATTTCGTTTTCGTGTTGGAGAAATTTTAGAGTACTCTGAGAGTAATACTCTCGATCAATCAAAATTGTTTTTAATCTCACTATATGAGTATGATTggtggaagaaaaaaaaaaaaatatacatgtgTTATGCATGATTAGTAGGAAGTATTAAATTACTTCTGGTTGCTGGCGTTGATGACCCTCCATGACTACATtgagtttttgtttttatttgtatGCAGAAATATAGGTTGGGACAACAACAGTCTCGGAAACAAATTACGAGAGAACAATGTCGAGATTACAACACTGCTGGTTAGTTTGTTTGATCAACCTTAAAATCTACATATACTTATGCACACACAAAAGCTTATGTAGCTCCCAATATCATTACGGCTGTAAATGAGTGACACAAAATTGATCGTTGTCAGTTCGAAAGTTCGCGAACAAGCTGTTCATGACAAGCTCATGAGTATGCTTGATTTATAAATGGACTAGAGCACCGTGAAACACGATtagaaagctcgcgagcagactCAGTTATAGATAGATGAAGTTTATAAACAAACTCGGTTATAATGTTTATGAACTCGCTCATGGGCAAATTTTGAtcgattatattttttaatataagtgGAAAAATGTAAAAGTACACTACATAAttttgtgttaaagaaatttcaaatgaacataattaatgggTTGTTTGCGAGCAAAGTTCGTCAACAAAATCAATGAGATGCTCACTAGCAAaattcgtgaataaataaacaagttgcTGTGCTCGCGAGCAACTTATAAATAAGATTTTCATTTCAGACTTATCAATTTTCTAATAAATCGAACGTGAGCAGACTAAAACTCAACCCAGCTTGATTACAAGCCTAAATATCACATTATAAGTCAAAACAAATTTCATCCAATTACTtcaaaaattgaattataatctcatatttgattttttagcttttttattttttattttctgtatATAAAATTGAACATCATCATGTTTATTTCAAGAATACAGTTAAtgttaattatttaatatgatttatcattttcaagagAATTTTTACTGTGTATCAGGATCAATAGTGATCTTTTTATTTAGATGATGCTAATGGTGTTTCTATTCAGATGATGCCACATCAGCAATTGGGAATGACGTGGCATCATCTGAATGAACTACTGATCCGGGTATATAGTAGAATTTTTCattattcaaataaaaatgagaaaatataatatagatagttaattaattttgtttagTTAAAATATGTGTATTTTAGGGACTTCATGTGTAAATTTCAGCAACCATTCCTCTGGGATAAGTACCACTACACCTACTGTCCATAATAACCTAAGGTATGTCACAAaccaaattaatattaattaattttagttttagatAGTTATTACTACATCAATCtaccatttatatatatatatatatatatataacacaacTCTCATTTCACCTTTAAACTaaaggtgccttctatggttactttgtttttgacaaagtaccattatttggtgtgttttcaccattggatgatgaattaaaaaattaattcatCAATTAGAACagtaaactatcaaaatcatcaattaggtccATGAACGaagcaaaaatcattaattgagtcttcatcatattttaaaatcagaaactgtgactatttaaTACGAACTGTAATGATTTATGTATTGATGCAAAATGAGTTTAAAAAAAAGGTCTGAAACTGTTAAACCGAATGAGTTTTGAtgaagactcaattgatgatttttggaTAGAATGGGAACTAAATTGacgatttttgcttagttcaaaGATTTGATCgatgattttaataatttaaggttttaattttttttttgaagttttagtttggAGTGAGTGTTatgctaaaaaaaatctttCACTTTCAACTTATATAgtgtgaaaatagtaaaatacAATTaagatttcaaaaataaaaataaaatacaaataagATAAATTTTtacaagtaattttttttttaatttagtaccatttcaacaattaaaaaaaagtaaacttcATTTATGATTTTTGAAGTAATTCCCATTTAGCTCATAAACTTCagtttattatataaaaatacttagctactattttttttttttttaacaattttttttattatcccaTGAAAATGATAACATGATAATGCTTTGATTATTAATTTGTTTCTACACTAGTTTGCATCTCACTCCAAAGtttataaaaatgttatttttattcaaCTTGAAATATCATATTTTCATACAAATTTTATGGTGAATTACTACTTTTCACATTgaattagataaataaataaataataattttagattgagTAAGGCCTAATATTCAATTAAAATTTCTGGATTATCATTTTcaaataattattttcatataatTATGACAAAATGCACTTATacatataaagaaaaataaaggaatcTAAAATGTAATTAGTTGTTAATGATTCCTTAATTAGTAAATTATGTATAAATTGGGCTGATTCAATTCTAATATTGTATTATAGCAGCAGTAAAATTCCAATTGCAGAGGCATCCAAATCCCAAATTGAAGTACAAGAACAGGTTGAGGTGCAACTCTAATCACatggattaaaattaattaataacctTTAATTATAAGGGTTAATTGTAAGCAGATGCCCTGTGGTTATACGGATTTGTAGATGGAGCACCTGCGATATTTTTCATCACAATTtgcaaaattttgtatttttttactttgccaaatttgaccgataacaacctcaaaatgaaaattttcaagagttaaatgatattttaagcaactttaatttttcaattttttaggtTTTAAGTCATTTAGgcgttgttttttttattagagagaaagttaatgtttataCTAAaagtgatgattttgaaaaattaaaaatatggtttcatagtaaatatgatactaaacaactttaattattgaatttttttattttgaggtcgttatcgatcaaatttgacaaagtaaaaAAACATGCATAATTTTGCAAACTATAGAGTTGCGTTTGTAACGAAAAATATCATAGATATCCATCTACAAATCCATATAACCATAGTGCATCTACTTGTAATTAACCTAATTAGTAATTATAATTAAgtgaattttataatttattttgggaataATTTTAATTAGGTGCAGAAGAAGGTGAATATGAGAATAGAAGCACAAGGGAAGTATTTGGAAGCAATAATAGAGAAAGCACAAAAGAAGCTGGGAAATAATATTAATGAAGCTGATA
The sequence above is drawn from the Euphorbia lathyris chromosome 6, ddEupLath1.1, whole genome shotgun sequence genome and encodes:
- the LOC136233608 gene encoding myb family transcription factor PHL11, whose amino-acid sequence is MTRDTKPRLRWTCDLHQRFVDAVTKLGGPNKATPKSVLRLMGLKGLTLYHLKSHLQKYRLGQQQSRKQITREQCRDYNTAGTSCVNFSNHSSGISTTTPTVHNNLSSSKIPIAEASKSQIEVQEQVQKKVNMRIEAQGKYLEAIIEKAQKKLGNNINEADTIQFGFKDFSNSSSSLFHMNTDKVEPASVNLDLNSNYDFLSVNWNST